TAAAGGGCCAAACACAGGTGGTATGGGCGCTTACTCTCCTAATCCTTTCATTGACGAAAAAACTGAACAAGAGATAAGAAAAAACATCATAGAAAAAACCCTAAAAGCTCTTGCAAAGGAGGGTATATACTACAGAGGGTTTTTATACGCCGGACTTATGCTAACTTCCGAAGGTCCAAAGGTTTTAGAGTTTAACGTAAGGCTTGGAGACCCAGAAGCACAACCTTTGCTGATGAGGATAAAAGGGGACTTCCTTGAAAAGCTAATTAACTTCTATGAAGGAAGGAGTATAAGTTTGGAGATAGACAACAGGTGCGCTCTGTGTGTAGTTCTTGCAAGTAAGGGATATCCCGAAAATCCAGAGGTAGGTAAAGAGATCAGGGGTTTGGAGGAAGCAAAAAAAGAGGAGGTTATCATATTTTACGCTGGAACTAAGATAGAAAACGGTAAGCTTTTGACCGCAGGGGGCAGAGTTTTAAATGTGTGCGCATGGGGTGAAGACATAAAAGAGGCAAAAGTAAAAGCTTACAAAGCAATTGAAAAGATAAGCTTTGAAGGTATGCAATACAGAAAGGATATAGGGGACAAAGCTATCAGGTTTTTGGGACTTTGAAAGCTTTATAAACTGCAGAAAAGTCAAGGTTAGATAGACCCATTGCCTTTGCAAGTCCGTAGGCTTCTTTTATGTTCTGTAAGGCAAAGGTAAAGCCTCCTACGTCTTTTACAAGGTCTTGGGCGTAATGGAGGTCTTTGTGTATAAGCTCCACCGAAAAGTGAGTGGAGAAGTCTTCTTCCAAAAGTTTTTGCTTTTTTACGTCCAGAATGTAAGACCTTCCTGCACCGCTGTTTAGCACATCTATTATAAGCTCTTTGCTAAAACCTGCTCGCTCCCCTATGGCTATGGCTTCCGCCAAGATCTCCATAAATCCACCCAAGACTATGTTATTTATGAGTTTAAGCTTTGTCGCATTGCCTACTTGTCCCACGTAAAAGATGGTCTTGCAGTATTTTTCAAAAAGTGGCTTTAGCTCTTTAAACTTTTCCTCCTCTCCAGCTACCAGGATGGTAAGCTCCCCCTTTTGGGCAGGTATCACACTGCCAAGCACGGGCGCATCCAAGTAGCTACAGCCAAGCCCTTTTAGTTCGTTGTATGCACTCTGCACGTATGCGTAGTGATTTGTGGTCATATCTACAAGAGT
This genomic stretch from Thermocrinis jamiesonii harbors:
- a CDS encoding NAD(P)-dependent oxidoreductase → MRVGFIGLGVLGKTIAKRLLSQGVELVVWNRTKEKALDLGVEIAERPSELTKMVDTILIILFDSKASEEVIFGKGGLVEGDLKGKTLVDMTTNHYAYVQSAYNELKGLGCSYLDAPVLGSVIPAQKGELTILVAGEEEKFKELKPLFEKYCKTIFYVGQVGNATKLKLINNIVLGGFMEILAEAIAIGERAGFSKELIIDVLNSGAGRSYILDVKKQKLLEEDFSTHFSVELIHKDLHYAQDLVKDVGGFTFALQNIKEAYGLAKAMGLSNLDFSAVYKAFKVPKT